A genomic window from Streptomyces sp. WMMC940 includes:
- a CDS encoding aspartate aminotransferase family protein, which yields MSDLYERHRAVIPDWAALYYRRPMEITHGEGRHVWDADGNRYLDFFGGILTTMTAHALPEVTKAVSEQAGRIIHSSTLYLNRPMVELAERIAALSGIPDARVFFTTSGTEANDTALLLATAYRRSGQILAMRNSYHGRSFSAVSVTGNRSWSPTTLSPVQTLYVHGGVRTRGPYAGLSDAQFVEACVADLEDLLGHTHDVAALIAEPIQGVGGFTSPPDGLYAAFREVLDRHGILWIADEVQTGWGRTGEHFWGWQAHAENGPPDVLTFAKGIGNGMSLGGVVARAEVMNCIDANSISTFGGSPVTAAAGLANLSYLLEHDLQGNARRVGGLLIERLRAITAGVPAVREVRGRGLMIGIELVKAGTDEASPEAAAAALEAAREGGLLIGKGGAHNTSVLRIAPPMSLTVAEAEEGASILERTLRSL from the coding sequence GTGAGCGACCTGTACGAGCGGCACCGCGCCGTCATCCCCGACTGGGCCGCGCTGTACTACCGGCGGCCCATGGAGATCACCCACGGCGAGGGCCGGCACGTCTGGGACGCGGACGGCAACCGCTACCTGGACTTCTTCGGCGGCATCCTCACCACCATGACCGCCCACGCCCTCCCCGAGGTCACCAAGGCCGTCAGCGAGCAGGCCGGGCGGATCATCCACTCCTCGACGCTCTACCTCAACCGCCCCATGGTGGAGCTGGCCGAGCGCATCGCCGCCCTGTCCGGCATCCCCGACGCCCGGGTCTTCTTCACCACCTCCGGCACCGAGGCCAACGACACCGCACTGCTGCTGGCCACCGCGTACCGCAGGTCCGGCCAGATCCTGGCCATGCGCAACAGCTACCACGGCCGTTCCTTCTCGGCCGTCTCCGTCACCGGCAACCGCTCGTGGTCGCCGACGACGCTCTCCCCGGTGCAGACCCTGTACGTGCACGGGGGCGTGCGCACCCGCGGTCCCTACGCGGGGCTCTCCGACGCGCAGTTCGTCGAAGCGTGCGTCGCCGACCTGGAGGACCTGCTCGGCCACACCCACGACGTGGCCGCGCTGATCGCCGAGCCGATCCAGGGCGTCGGCGGCTTCACCTCCCCGCCGGACGGGCTGTACGCCGCGTTCCGCGAGGTCCTCGACCGGCACGGGATCCTGTGGATCGCCGACGAGGTGCAGACCGGTTGGGGCAGGACCGGGGAACACTTCTGGGGCTGGCAGGCACACGCGGAGAACGGCCCGCCGGACGTCCTCACCTTCGCCAAGGGCATCGGCAACGGCATGTCGCTGGGCGGTGTGGTGGCCCGGGCCGAGGTGATGAACTGCATCGACGCCAACTCCATCTCCACGTTCGGGGGTTCACCCGTCACCGCGGCCGCGGGCCTGGCGAACCTCTCGTACCTGCTGGAGCACGATCTGCAGGGCAACGCGCGGCGCGTCGGCGGACTGCTCATCGAACGGCTCCGCGCCATCACCGCCGGCGTACCCGCCGTGCGCGAGGTGCGTGGACGCGGACTGATGATCGGCATCGAACTGGTCAAGGCCGGCACCGACGAGGCGTCCCCGGAGGCGGCCGCCGCCGCGCTCGAAGCGGCGCGCGAAGGCGGACTGCTCATCGGCAAGGGCGGCGCCCACAACACCAGCGTGCTGCGGATCGCGCCGCCGATGTCCCTCACCGTCGCCGAGGCGGAGGAAGGCGCCTCGATCCTCGAACGCACCCTGCGCAGCCTCTAG
- a CDS encoding nitrilase-related carbon-nitrogen hydrolase: protein MTNVVRAALVQATWTGDTESMIAKHEEHAREAARQGAKVIGFQEVFNAPYFCQVQEPEHYRWAEPVPDGPTVQRMRDLARETGMVVVVPVFEVEDSGFYYNTAAVIDADGGYLGKYRKHHIPQVKGFWEKYYFRPGNAGWPVFDTAVGRVGVYICYDRHFPEGWRQLGLGGAQLVYNPSATSRGLSAYLWQLEQPAAAVANEYFIAAINRVGQEEYGDNDFYGTSYFVDPRGQFVGDVASDKEEELIVRDLDFDLIDEVRQQWAFYRDRRPDAYEGLVRP, encoded by the coding sequence ATGACCAACGTCGTACGCGCCGCACTCGTCCAGGCCACCTGGACCGGCGACACCGAATCCATGATCGCCAAGCATGAGGAGCACGCCCGTGAGGCGGCCCGGCAGGGCGCCAAGGTCATCGGGTTCCAGGAGGTCTTCAACGCCCCGTACTTCTGCCAGGTGCAGGAGCCCGAGCACTACCGCTGGGCGGAGCCCGTCCCGGACGGCCCCACGGTGCAGCGCATGCGGGACCTCGCCCGCGAGACCGGGATGGTGGTCGTCGTCCCCGTCTTCGAGGTCGAGGATTCCGGCTTCTACTACAACACCGCCGCGGTGATCGACGCCGACGGCGGCTATCTCGGCAAGTACCGCAAGCACCACATCCCCCAGGTCAAGGGATTCTGGGAGAAGTACTACTTCAGGCCCGGAAACGCCGGCTGGCCGGTCTTCGACACCGCCGTCGGCAGGGTCGGCGTCTACATCTGCTACGACCGCCACTTCCCGGAAGGCTGGCGTCAACTGGGTCTCGGTGGAGCCCAGTTGGTCTACAACCCGTCGGCCACCTCCCGGGGGCTCTCCGCGTACCTCTGGCAGCTGGAGCAGCCCGCGGCTGCCGTCGCCAACGAGTACTTCATCGCCGCCATCAACCGGGTCGGCCAGGAGGAGTACGGCGACAACGACTTCTACGGCACGAGCTACTTCGTCGACCCGCGCGGCCAGTTCGTCGGCGACGTCGCCAGCGACAAGGAGGAGGAACTGATCGTCAGGGACCTCGACTTCGACCTGATCGACGAAGTGCGGCAGCAGTGGGCCTTCTACCGCGACCGCCGGCCGGACGCGTACGAGGGGCTGGTCCGGCCGTGA
- a CDS encoding PPOX class F420-dependent oxidoreductase — MDLQQLDRAKYISLTTFRKDGTGVATPVWFAVEDGELYVWTRSDSWKVKRLRRDARVVVAACDVRGRVEEGAETVEGAARLLDGADLRKVRKLLSRKYTWQFWLVDVPAAVVRLGKRPHTGIAVTLRTR, encoded by the coding sequence GTGGACCTCCAGCAGCTCGACCGCGCGAAGTACATCAGCCTCACGACCTTCCGGAAGGACGGCACGGGCGTCGCCACGCCCGTGTGGTTCGCCGTCGAGGACGGTGAACTGTACGTCTGGACCCGCTCCGACTCGTGGAAGGTCAAGCGCCTGCGTCGGGACGCCCGGGTCGTGGTGGCCGCGTGCGACGTGCGCGGCAGGGTCGAGGAAGGCGCCGAGACCGTGGAGGGCGCGGCGCGGCTGCTCGACGGCGCCGACCTCAGGAAGGTCAGGAAGCTGCTGAGCCGCAAGTACACCTGGCAGTTCTGGCTCGTGGACGTGCCCGCCGCGGTCGTACGGCTGGGGAAGCGGCCGCACACCGGTATCGCGGTGACGCTCCGGACACGTTGA
- a CDS encoding helix-turn-helix domain-containing protein — translation MVRTPLTPAERERGERLGRLLREARGPRSMVEIAATAGISAETLRKIETGRAPTPAFFTVAALAGALGLSMDDLVTRCALAPV, via the coding sequence ATGGTTCGTACGCCCCTCACCCCCGCAGAGCGCGAACGCGGCGAGCGCCTCGGGCGGTTGCTGCGCGAGGCCCGCGGCCCGCGGAGCATGGTGGAGATCGCCGCGACCGCGGGAATCTCCGCCGAGACGCTGCGCAAGATCGAGACGGGCCGCGCCCCGACCCCCGCGTTCTTCACCGTGGCGGCCCTGGCCGGCGCCCTCGGACTGTCCATGGACGACCTCGTGACGCGCTGCGCGCTCGCCCCCGTGTGA